Proteins from a genomic interval of Yoonia sp. GPGPB17:
- the pstA gene encoding phosphate ABC transporter permease PstA: protein MTDATSSDLPKGTPATRAHASLLSESPRMKKRNAAETRFKMYGIFAITIGLAFLIFLAFSILRNGIPAFTQTVVNVEFTLTQEQFDEAESKMLKTAAYTEIFVNNITAQFQERGLDVDFDGATVERLLGKVGGDLRSFYREDPSQIGQPVDFQLSAASRVERYLQGKLTRDMVVDGRFLEVADLDVVDAMVEVSIIGTAWDWNFITGTDTGVDNPGGAGIGASVIGSFFMMVVVLLLSLPIGVAASIYLEEFAPKNRFTDLIEVNISNLAAVPSIVFGILGLAVFIQFAHLPQSAPLVGGLVLTLMTLPTIVISTRASLKSVPPSIRDAALGVGASKMQSVFHHVLPLAMPGILTGTIIGLAQALGETAPLLLIGMVGYVAREYPDGLASGLLDPNSAMPAQIYTWAARSDEAFFEKAWGGIIILLIFLLTMNIIAIILRRRFERRW from the coding sequence ATGACCGACGCGACCTCATCAGATCTGCCCAAGGGAACACCGGCGACACGGGCACATGCATCTTTGTTGTCTGAAAGCCCAAGGATGAAGAAACGCAACGCCGCTGAGACCCGGTTCAAGATGTATGGCATCTTTGCCATCACCATTGGCCTCGCGTTCCTGATCTTCCTTGCGTTTTCAATCCTGCGCAACGGCATTCCGGCTTTTACGCAAACGGTTGTGAACGTTGAGTTTACACTGACACAAGAGCAGTTTGATGAGGCTGAGAGCAAGATGCTCAAGACAGCCGCCTATACTGAGATCTTTGTGAACAACATCACGGCACAGTTTCAAGAGCGCGGGCTGGACGTTGATTTTGATGGTGCCACAGTCGAACGCTTGCTTGGCAAAGTCGGTGGCGATTTGCGCAGCTTTTATCGCGAAGACCCCAGCCAGATTGGACAACCTGTAGACTTCCAATTGTCGGCTGCCAGCAGGGTTGAGCGTTACCTGCAAGGCAAACTGACGCGCGACATGGTCGTCGATGGGCGGTTCCTTGAGGTGGCTGACCTGGATGTGGTGGATGCGATGGTCGAGGTAAGCATTATCGGTACTGCGTGGGATTGGAACTTTATCACAGGGACCGATACCGGCGTGGATAACCCCGGTGGCGCAGGTATTGGTGCCTCTGTTATCGGGTCGTTCTTTATGATGGTGGTTGTGCTGCTGCTCTCGCTGCCGATTGGCGTGGCCGCTTCGATTTATCTTGAGGAGTTCGCACCCAAGAACCGCTTTACCGATCTGATTGAAGTGAACATCTCAAATCTGGCTGCCGTGCCATCGATTGTTTTTGGTATCCTTGGCCTTGCGGTGTTCATTCAATTCGCGCATCTGCCGCAATCAGCGCCGCTTGTCGGGGGGCTTGTGCTCACGCTGATGACCCTGCCAACAATCGTTATCTCGACACGGGCGTCGCTAAAATCGGTGCCGCCTTCCATCCGTGATGCGGCTCTGGGCGTCGGGGCCTCCAAGATGCAATCTGTCTTTCATCATGTGCTGCCGCTGGCCATGCCGGGTATTCTGACGGGTACGATTATTGGGCTTGCGCAGGCCTTGGGTGAAACGGCGCCGCTTTTGCTGATCGGTATGGTGGGGTATGTGGCAAGGGAATATCCCGACGGTTTGGCCTCGGGTCTGCTGGACCCAAACTCTGCGATGCCTGCACAAATCTATACCTGGGCCGCACGGTCTGACGAAGCCTTCTTTGAAAAGGCGTGGGGTGGGATTATCATCCTTTTGATCTTCCTGCTGACCATGAACATCATCGCAATCATTCTGCGCCGCAGATTTGAACGCCGTTGGTAG
- the pstB gene encoding phosphate ABC transporter ATP-binding protein PstB has product MNDMIPVDRKLSTMQDVKITAHGVQVYYGDTHAIKDVNVDIDDKTVTAFIGPSGCGKSTFLRCLNRMNDTIDVARVMGDIRIDNEDIYDAKVDPVQLRAKVGMVFQKPNPFPKSIYDNVAYGPKIHGLARNKEELDEIVEKSLRKAALWDEAKDRLAAPGTGLSGGQQQRLCIARAIATAPEVLLMDEPCSALDPIATAQVEELIDELRQSFSVVIVTHSMQQAARVSQKTAFFHLGNLVEYDDTDKIFTNPQDPRTESYISGRIG; this is encoded by the coding sequence ATGAATGATATGATTCCAGTCGACCGAAAGTTAAGCACGATGCAAGATGTAAAGATCACCGCCCACGGCGTACAGGTTTACTATGGTGACACCCATGCCATCAAAGACGTGAACGTCGATATCGATGACAAAACGGTCACCGCTTTTATCGGTCCATCGGGGTGTGGAAAATCAACTTTCTTGCGCTGCCTCAACCGGATGAACGACACAATTGATGTTGCCCGGGTGATGGGTGATATCCGTATCGACAACGAAGATATCTATGATGCCAAGGTTGATCCGGTGCAGCTACGTGCCAAGGTTGGCATGGTGTTTCAAAAACCAAACCCGTTCCCCAAGTCGATCTATGACAATGTGGCTTACGGCCCCAAAATTCACGGGCTGGCGCGCAACAAAGAGGAGCTGGACGAGATTGTCGAGAAATCCTTGCGCAAAGCCGCGCTGTGGGACGAAGCCAAAGACCGCCTTGCCGCGCCCGGTACAGGCCTGTCGGGGGGGCAGCAGCAGCGTTTGTGCATCGCCCGCGCGATCGCGACAGCGCCTGAGGTGCTGTTGATGGACGAGCCGTGTTCCGCGCTTGACCCCATCGCGACCGCGCAAGTTGAAGAATTGATTGACGAGTTACGCCAGAGCTTTTCAGTCGTGATCGTGACGCACTCAATGCAACAGGCCGCGCGTGTCAGTCAAAAGACAGCCTTCTTTCACTTGGGCAACCTTGTTGAATACGACGACACAGACAAGATTTTCACCAACCCACAGGACCCGCGCACGGAAAGCTATATTTCCGGCCGGATCGGGTAA
- the phoU gene encoding phosphate signaling complex protein PhoU — MNEHISSAYDRDLEGITTLIMKMGGLVEEAILKAAKSLADRDVELAEEVREGDKAIDAIEIQINEEAARTIALRAPVSKDLRSVLTVLRLAASLERIGDYAKNIAKRTSVLVEMSPVNGSDAALRRMAREVEQMLKDTLDSYIRGDAELAEDVRQRDQEVDQMYNALFREFLTFMMEDPRNITACMHLHFMAKNIERMGDLTTNMAEQVIYQVTGEMPDEARPKSDKTAYVTNPS; from the coding sequence ATGAACGAACATATTTCGTCAGCCTATGACCGCGATCTGGAGGGCATTACGACCCTGATCATGAAGATGGGCGGCCTTGTCGAAGAGGCCATTCTGAAGGCAGCAAAATCACTGGCCGATCGCGACGTTGAACTGGCCGAGGAAGTCCGCGAAGGCGACAAGGCCATTGACGCGATCGAGATCCAGATCAACGAAGAAGCTGCACGCACAATTGCGTTGCGCGCTCCTGTTTCCAAGGACTTACGCTCCGTTCTTACAGTGCTGCGTTTGGCTGCATCGCTGGAACGGATTGGTGACTATGCCAAAAATATCGCCAAACGCACCAGCGTTCTGGTGGAAATGAGCCCGGTGAACGGATCAGACGCTGCCCTGCGCCGCATGGCCCGTGAGGTTGAGCAGATGTTGAAAGACACACTTGATTCATACATTCGCGGCGATGCTGAGTTGGCCGAGGATGTGCGCCAGCGCGATCAGGAAGTCGACCAGATGTATAACGCGCTTTTCCGCGAATTCCTGACCTTCATGATGGAGGATCCGCGCAACATTACGGCCTGCATGCACTTGCATTTTATGGCCAAGAATATCGAACGCATGGGCGATTTGACCACCAATATGGCCGAACAGGTCATCTATCAGGTCACCGGTGAGATGCCAGACGAAGCACGTCCAAAGAGCGATAAAACAGCATATGTGACAAACCCGAGCTAA